One stretch of Macaca nemestrina isolate mMacNem1 chromosome 17, mMacNem.hap1, whole genome shotgun sequence DNA includes these proteins:
- the LOC105468171 gene encoding leucine-rich repeat-containing protein 37A3-like isoform X4 translates to MDILYPSSLPPELRVNSDKPSGIPEEFQQEPKTQNPETLEDIQSSSLQEEAPGQLPQLPEEVEPSSTQQEAPALLPESSMESLAQTEPNHEVTVHPPGEDQAHYNLPNITVKPADVEVTITSEPTNETESFQAQQEAPIQFPEEAEPSATQQEASTEPPGPPMENELSPSEQEQPAQPSESSGEVESSQTQQETPAQPPEETEPSAIQEEAPTELPGPPIEAELSPSEQEQPAQPSESSGEVESSPAQQETPAQPPEHHEVTVSRPGHHQTQHSDLPSVSVKPPDVQLTIATEPSAEVGTSPVPQEATAQLSGPGNDVEPPTIQHGGPPLPPESLEEAGPSAIQQTSVQSPEPVNSENPSPTQQEAAAEHPQTAEEGESSLTQQEAPAQTPELPNVVVAQPPEHSNLTQATVQPLDLGLTITPESVTEVELSPTMQETPTQPPKKVVSQLPVHQEITIPTPGQDEAQHPMSPSVTVQPLDLGLTIAPEPTTEAEHSTPLKKTIAPPKHPKVTLPHPDQVQTQYLHLTQATVQPLDLGFIITPESTTEVELSTVLTTTAPPPEHPEVTLPPSDQVQTQDLHLTQATIQPLDLGLTITPESTTEVELSPTMQETPTQPPKKVVPQLLVHQEVTIPTPGQDEAQHPMSPSVTVQPLDLGLTSTPEPTAEVEPSTALMTTAPPPEHPEVTLPPSDKGQAQHSHLIQATVQPLALELTITTEPTTEVKPSPTTEETSTQPPDPGLAVTPEPITETGHSTALETTTASHSDQVQTLHQSLTEVTGPHTELEPTRDSLVQSESHAQNKALTASEQQKASTSTNICELCTCGDETLSCVNLSPKQRLRQVPVPEPNTYNGTFTILNFQGNYISHIDGNVWKAYSWTEKLILNENYLTELHKDSFEGLLSLQYLDLSCNKIQSIERHTFEPLPFLQYINLGCNLLTELSFGTFQAWHGMQFLHKLILNRNPLTTVEDPYLFKLPALKYLDMGTTQVPLATLKNILTMTVELEKLILPSHMACCLCQFKNSIEVVCKTVKLHCNSACLTNTIHCPEEASVGNPEGAFMKVLQARKKHTSTELTIEPEAPSDSSDINLSGFGSEQLDTNDESEVISALSYILPYFSAGNLDAESMLLPFMKRLFSNAQDGDRPLSILKNNTKGPSLQPASNNSTYESKLRKLYLLENMLDTEIQEKIDEVKREEKTAMLMQTSLLGNKFKRQIFEKKLETVQPQENSLAKIQSVGNNLQRVNRVLTGPRSIQKRHFKEVGKQSTRREEGAQAFVESAAQEKRLGSPVSRELEQPHTEQGREKLAGNAIYMKPSFTQERKAAVSSVLKPFSMGEPSASTPAKALPEVRDRSKDLTHAVFILENAKARVKNTKAAKPIVHSRKNYRFHKTRSRVAHSTPKAKKSQKLRKKSYLDRLMLANRPPFSAVNSLINSPSQGAFLPLVDLSPQENPFPKLFDTSERVIENTNVKNTTARNAFKENIFMENTTMPEGTISENTTYNPPPEADSAGTAFNLGPAVKRTNQTQWEYNNMGTDLSPKPKSFNYPLLSSPGDQFEIQLTEQLRSLIPSEDVRRFISHVIRTLKMDCSDTRVQLTCAKLISRTGLLMKLLSEQQEVKASKAEWDTEQWKTENYINESMEAQSEQKEQKLSELMKDVPGYGYNSKLILAISVTVILTILIIIFCLIEIHSHKRASEEDKEDSSRIHSHTRASEEDKEDSSRIHSHTRASEEDKEDSSVSGP, encoded by the exons ATGGATATACTGTATCCCAGCAGCCTGCCTCCAGAACTCCGGGTGAACTCAGATAAGCCTTCAGGGATCCCTGAGGAATTCCAGCAAGAGCCCAAAACTCAAAATCCAGAGACCCTGGAAGACATCCAGTCCTCTTCACTCCAGGAAGAAGCCCCAGGGCAGCTTCCACAGCTCCCTGAGGAGGTAGAACCTTCTTCAACCCAGCAGGAGGCCCCAGCTCTGCTTCCAGAGTCCTCTATGGAAAGTCTAGCTCAAACTGAACCAAATCATGAGGTGACAGTTCATCCTCCAGGTGAGGATCAAGCTCATTATAACTTGCCCAACATTACAGTTAAACCTGCAGACGTGGAGGTTACCATAACTTCAGAGCCTACCAATGAGACAGAATCTTTCCAAGCCCAGCAGGAGGCCCCGATTCAGTTTCCAGAGGAGGCGGAACCTTCTGCAACCCAACAGGAGGCCTCAACTGAGCCTCCAGGTCCTCCTATGGAGAATGAACTTTCCCCCAGTGAGCAGGAGCAGccagctcagccttctgagtctTCTGGGGAGGTTGAATCTTCTCAGACCCAGCAGGAGaccccagctcagcctccagaagAGACAGAACCTTCAGCAATCCAGGAAGAGGCCCCAACTGAGCTTCCAGGTCCTCCTATAGAGGCTGAACTTTCCCCCAGTGAGCAGGAGCAGccagctcagccttctgagtctTCTGGGGAGGTTGAATCTTCTCCAGCCCAGCAGGAGaccccagctcagcctccagaacaTCATGAAGTCACAGTTTCACGTCCTGGTCACCATCAGACTCAGCATTCAGATTTGCCCAGTGTCTCTGTTAAGCCTCCAGATGTGCAGCTCACCATAGCAACAGAGCCTAGTGCAGAGGTGGGAACTTCTCCAGTCCCCCAGGAGGCTACAGCTCAGCTCTCAGGGCCAGGTAATGATGTAGAACCTCCCACCATCCAGCATGGgggcccacctctgcctccagagtcaTTGGAAGAGGCTGGACCTTCAGCAATTCAACAGACTTCAGTTCAATCTCCGGAACCTGTTAATAGTGAGAACCCTTCTCCAACCCAGCAGGAGGCTGCAGCTGAGCATCCACAGACCGCTGAGGAGGGTGAGTCTTCTCTAACCCAGCAGGAGGCCCCAGCTCAGACTCCAGAGCTCCCTAATGTAGTTGTAGCTCAACCTCCAGAGCATTCAAACCTGACTCAAGCCACAGTTCAACCTTTGGACCTGGGACTTACCATCACTCCAGAATCCGTGACAGAGGTTGAACTTTCTCCAACCATGCAGGAGaccccaactcagcctcctaagaaagTTGTATCCCAACTTCCAGTACATCAAGAGATAACAATTCCAACACCAGGTCAGGATGAAGCTCAGCATCCAATGTCACCCAGCGTTACAGTTCAACCTTTGGACCTGGGACTTACCATCGCTCCAGAACCCACTACGGAGGCTGAACATTCTACACCCCTGAAGAAGACTATAGCTCCTCCAAAACATCCTAAGGTGACACTTCCACATCCAGACCAGGTTCAGACTCAGTATTTACACCTGACTCAAGCCACAGTTCAACCTTTGGATCTGGGGTTTATCATCACTCCAGAATCCACAACAGAGGTTGAACTTTCTACTGTCCTGACGACTACAGCTCCTCCTCCAGAACACCCTGAGGTGACACTTCCACCTTCAGACCAGGTTCAGACTCAGGATTTACACCTGACACAAGCCACGATTCAACCTTTGGACCTAGGGCTTACCATCACTCCAGAATCCACAACAGAGGTTGAACTTTCTCCAACCATGCAGGAGaccccaactcagcctcctaagaaagTTGTACCCCAACTTCTAGTACATCAAGAGGTAACAATTCCAACACCAGGTCAGGATGAAGCTCAGCATCCAATGTCACCCAGCGTTACAGTTCAACCTTTGGACCTGGGACTTACCAGCACTCCAGAACCCACTGCGGAGGTTGAACCTTCTACAGCCCTGATGACTACAGCTCCTCCTCCAGAACACCCTGAGGTGACACTTCCACCTTCAGACAAGGGTCAGGCTCAGCATTCACACCTGATTCAAGCCACAGTTCAACCTCTGGCCCTGGAGCTTACCATAACTACAGAACCTACTACAGAGGTTAAACCATCTCCAACCACAGAGGAGACCTCAACTCAGCCTCCAGACCCGGGGCTTGCTGTAACTCCAGAGCCCATTACAGAGACTGGACATTCTACAGCCCTGGAGACGACTACAGCTTCTCATTCAGACCAGGTTCAGACTCTGCATCAAAGCCTGACTGAAGTCACAGGTCCACATACTGAACTAGAACCCACTCGGGATTCACTGGTACAGTCTGAAAGTCACGCCCAAAATAAGGCTTTAACTGCATCAGAGCAACAGAAGGCCTCCACAAGCACCAACATATGTGAGCTCTGTACCTGTGGAGATGAGACACTGTCATGTGTTAATCTCAGCCCAAAGCAGAGGCTCCGCCAAGTGCCTGTGCCAGAGCCCAACACCTACAATGGCACCTTCACCATCTT aaatttCCAAGGAAACTATATTTCTCACATTGATGGAAATGTATGGAAAGCATACAGTTGGACCGAGAAACT aattctgaatgaaaattatttgacTGAATTACATAAAGATTCATTTGAAGGCCTGCTATCCCTCCAGTATTT AGATTTATCCTGCAATAAAATACAGTCTATTGAAAGACATACATTTGAACCACTACCATTTTTGCAATATAT aaatctTGGTTGCAATTTACTCACAGAACTAAGCTTTGGAACATTTCAGGCCTGGCACGGAATGCAGTTTTTACACAAGTT AATTCTCAATCGCAATCCTCTGACAACTGTTGAAGATCCGTATCTCTTTAAATTGCCggcattaaaatattt AGACATGGGAACAACTCAAGTCCCACTTGCAACACTTAAGAACATTCTCACGATGACTGTTGAACTGGAAAAACt GATCTTACCTAGCCATATGGCCTGCTGCCTCtgccaatttaaaaatagcattgaGGTTGTCTGCAAGACAGTCAAGCTGCATTGCAACAGTGCATGTCTGACAAACACCATACATTGTC CTGAAGAAGCATCTGTAGGGAATCCAGAAGGAGCGTTCATGAAGGTGTTACAAGCCCGGAAGAAGCACACGAGCACTGAGCTGACTATTGAGCCGGAAGCGCCCTCAGACAGCAGTGACATCAACTTGTCAGGCTTTGGGAGTGAGCAGCTAGACACCAATGACGAGAGTGAGGTTATCAGTGCACTAAGTTACATCTTGCCGTATTTCTCAGCAGGAAATCTAGATGCGGAATCAATGTTGTTACCGTTCATGAAACGGCTCTTTTCTAATGCACAAGATGGAGACAGGCCCCTgagtattttgaaaaacaatacaaagggCCCCTCTCTTCAACCTGCATCCAACAACTCAACTTACGAAAGTAAATTGAGAAAGCTGTACTTGCTGGAAAATATGTTAGAtacagaaatacaagaaaaaatcgATGAagttaaaagggaagaaaaaactgCCATGCTTATGCAGACCAGCCTTCTAGGTAACAAATTTAAAcgccaaatatttgaaaagaaattagaaactGTCCAACCACAGGAAAACAGCCTGGCAAAGATTCAAAGTGTAGGCAACAACCTGCAGAGAGTGAACAGAGTCCTCACGGGCCCAAGGAGCATCCAGAAAAGGCACTTCAAAGAGGTGGGAAAGCAGAGCACCAGGAGGGAAGAGGGTGCGCAGGCATTTGTGGAGAGCGCTGCCCAAGAAAAAAGGCTCGGGAGCCCGGTCTCAAGGGAGCTGGAACAGCCTCACACAGAGCAGGGGCGTGAGAAGTTAGCGGGAAATGCCATCTATATGAAGCCTTCATTCACCCAAGAGCGTAAGGCGGCAGTCTCCTCTGTGCTGAAACCCTTCTCCATGGGCGAGCCTTCTGCCTCCACCCCTGCAAAAGCCCTACCTGAGGTCAGAGACAGATCGAAAGACTTAACCCATGCcgttttcattttagaaaatgcaaaggCTAGAGTTAAGAATACGAAGGCTGCTAAACCAATCGTACATTCCAGAAAAAACTACCGCTTTCATAAAACTCGCTCCCGTGTGGCCCACAGCACACCCAAGGCCAAAAAGAGTCAAAAGTTGAGAAAGAAAAGTTATCTCGATAGACTGATGCTCGCAAACAGGCCGCCATTCTCTGCAGTGAACAGCCTCATAAATTCCCCTTCACAAGGGGCTTTTTTGCCTTTAGTAGACCTGAGTCCTCAGGAAAATCCTTTTCCTAAACTATTTGATACTTCAGAACGTGTTATAGAGAACACTAATGTAAAGAACACAACTGCAAGAAATGCcttcaaagaaaacatttttatggaaAACACTACTATGCCGGAAGGCACCATCTCTGAAAACACAACCTACAATCCTCCTCCTGAGGCAGATTCTGCTGGGACTGCGTTCAACTTAGGGCCAGCTGTTAAACGAACTAATCAGACACAATGGGAATACAACAACATGGGCACTGACCTGTCCCCCAAGCCCAAAAGCTTCAATTACCCGTTGCTCTCATCCCCAGGTGATCAGTTTGAAATTCAGCTAACCGAGCAGCTACGGTCCCTCATCCCCAGCGAGGATGTGAGAAGGTTTATTTCTCATGTTATCCGGACCTTAAAGATGGACTGCTCTGACACCCGTGTGCAACTGACCTGTGCCAAGCTCATCTCCAGGACAGGCCTCCTGATGAAGCTTCTCAGTGAGCAGCAGGAAGTAAAGGCGTCCAAGGCAGAATGGGATACGGAACAGTGGAAAACTGAGAACTATATTAATGAGAGCATGGAAGCCCAGAGTGAACAGAAAGAGCAGAAGTTGAGTGAG ctcatgaAAGACGTTCCAGGATATGGCTATAACAGCAAACTCATCTTGGCAATATCTGTGACTGTAATACTAACAATTTTGATCATAATTTTTTGTCTCATTGAG ATTCATTCCCACAAAAGAGCATCAGAGGAGGATAAAGAAGACTCATCACGGATTCATTCCCACACAAGGGCATCAGAGGAGGATAAAGAAGACTCATCACGGATTCATTCCCACACAAGGGCATCAGAGGAGGATAAAGAAGACTCATCAGTGTCAGGCCCCTGA
- the LOC105468171 gene encoding leucine-rich repeat-containing protein 37A3-like isoform X2 gives MTPAQCVAPAPVMSLLPLWGPRLLLTWQLLWLLVQEAQPLEWVKHQLQLTSNTLGPTERWSSGLSDLPQETPYTLTPRILQDEYSNMDILYPSSLPPELRVNSDKPSGIPEEFQQEPKTQNPETLEDIQSSSLQEEAPGQLPQLPEEVEPSSTQQEAPALLPESSMESLAQTEPNHEVTVHPPGEDQAHYNLPNITVKPADVEVTITSEPTNETESFQAQQEAPIQFPEEAEPSATQQEASTEPPGPPMENELSPSEQEQPAQPSESSGEVESSQTQQETPAQPPEETEPSAIQEEAPTELPGPPIEAELSPSEQEQPAQPSESSGEVESSPAQQETPAQPPEHHEVTVSRPGHHQTQHSDLPSVSVKPPDVQLTIATEPSAEVGTSPVPQEATAQLSGPGNDVEPPTIQHGGPPLPPESLEEAGPSAIQQTSVQSPEPVNSENPSPTQQEAAAEHPQTAEEGESSLTQQEAPAQTPELPNVVVAQPPEHSNLTQATVQPLDLGLTITPESVTEVELSPTMQETPTQPPKKVVSQLPVHQEITIPTPGQDEAQHPMSPSVTVQPLDLGLTIAPEPTTEAEHSTPLKKTIAPPKHPKVTLPHPDQVQTQYLHLTQATVQPLDLGFIITPESTTEVELSTVLTTTAPPPEHPEVTLPPSDQVQTQDLHLTQATIQPLDLGLTITPESTTEVELSPTMQETPTQPPKKVVPQLLVHQEVTIPTPGQDEAQHPMSPSVTVQPLDLGLTSTPEPTAEVEPSTALMTTAPPPEHPEVTLPPSDKGQAQHSHLIQATVQPLALELTITTEPTTEVKPSPTTEETSTQPPDPGLAVTPEPITETGHSTALETTTASHSDQVQTLHQSLTEVTGPHTELEPTRDSLVQSESHAQNKALTASEQQKASTSTNICELCTCGDETLSCVNLSPKQRLRQVPVPEPNTYNGTFTILNFQGNYISHIDGNVWKAYSWTEKLILNENYLTELHKDSFEGLLSLQYLDLSCNKIQSIERHTFEPLPFLQYINLGCNLLTELSFGTFQAWHGMQFLHKLILNRNPLTTVEDPYLFKLPALKYLDMGTTQVPLATLKNILTMTVELEKLILPSHMACCLCQFKNSIEVVCKTVKLHCNSACLTNTIHSEEASVGNPEGAFMKVLQARKKHTSTELTIEPEAPSDSSDINLSGFGSEQLDTNDESEVISALSYILPYFSAGNLDAESMLLPFMKRLFSNAQDGDRPLSILKNNTKGPSLQPASNNSTYESKLRKLYLLENMLDTEIQEKIDEVKREEKTAMLMQTSLLGNKFKRQIFEKKLETVQPQENSLAKIQSVGNNLQRVNRVLTGPRSIQKRHFKEVGKQSTRREEGAQAFVESAAQEKRLGSPVSRELEQPHTEQGREKLAGNAIYMKPSFTQERKAAVSSVLKPFSMGEPSASTPAKALPEVRDRSKDLTHAVFILENAKARVKNTKAAKPIVHSRKNYRFHKTRSRVAHSTPKAKKSQKLRKKSYLDRLMLANRPPFSAVNSLINSPSQGAFLPLVDLSPQENPFPKLFDTSERVIENTNVKNTTARNAFKENIFMENTTMPEGTISENTTYNPPPEADSAGTAFNLGPAVKRTNQTQWEYNNMGTDLSPKPKSFNYPLLSSPGDQFEIQLTEQLRSLIPSEDVRRFISHVIRTLKMDCSDTRVQLTCAKLISRTGLLMKLLSEQQEVKASKAEWDTEQWKTENYINESMEAQSEQKEQKLSELMKDVPGYGYNSKLILAISVTVILTILIIIFCLIEIHSHKRASEEDKEDSSRIHSHTRASEEDKEDSSRIHSHTRASEEDKEDSSVSGP, from the exons ATGACTCCCGCTCAGTGCGTGGCGCCAGCGCCTGTCATGTCCCTGCTACCTCTCTGGGGCCCACGGCTCCTCCTCACGTGGCAACTCCTGTGGCTACTAGTCCAGGAggctcagcctctggagtgggTCAAACACCAGCTCCAGCTGACCTCTAACACCCTGGGACCTACTGAACGTTGGTCTTCCGGCTTGTCTGATCTCCCACAGGAGACTCCCTATACGCTTACTCCCCGAATTCTGCAAGATGAATATTCAAATATGGATATACTGTATCCCAGCAGCCTGCCTCCAGAACTCCGGGTGAACTCAGATAAGCCTTCAGGGATCCCTGAGGAATTCCAGCAAGAGCCCAAAACTCAAAATCCAGAGACCCTGGAAGACATCCAGTCCTCTTCACTCCAGGAAGAAGCCCCAGGGCAGCTTCCACAGCTCCCTGAGGAGGTAGAACCTTCTTCAACCCAGCAGGAGGCCCCAGCTCTGCTTCCAGAGTCCTCTATGGAAAGTCTAGCTCAAACTGAACCAAATCATGAGGTGACAGTTCATCCTCCAGGTGAGGATCAAGCTCATTATAACTTGCCCAACATTACAGTTAAACCTGCAGACGTGGAGGTTACCATAACTTCAGAGCCTACCAATGAGACAGAATCTTTCCAAGCCCAGCAGGAGGCCCCGATTCAGTTTCCAGAGGAGGCGGAACCTTCTGCAACCCAACAGGAGGCCTCAACTGAGCCTCCAGGTCCTCCTATGGAGAATGAACTTTCCCCCAGTGAGCAGGAGCAGccagctcagccttctgagtctTCTGGGGAGGTTGAATCTTCTCAGACCCAGCAGGAGaccccagctcagcctccagaagAGACAGAACCTTCAGCAATCCAGGAAGAGGCCCCAACTGAGCTTCCAGGTCCTCCTATAGAGGCTGAACTTTCCCCCAGTGAGCAGGAGCAGccagctcagccttctgagtctTCTGGGGAGGTTGAATCTTCTCCAGCCCAGCAGGAGaccccagctcagcctccagaacaTCATGAAGTCACAGTTTCACGTCCTGGTCACCATCAGACTCAGCATTCAGATTTGCCCAGTGTCTCTGTTAAGCCTCCAGATGTGCAGCTCACCATAGCAACAGAGCCTAGTGCAGAGGTGGGAACTTCTCCAGTCCCCCAGGAGGCTACAGCTCAGCTCTCAGGGCCAGGTAATGATGTAGAACCTCCCACCATCCAGCATGGgggcccacctctgcctccagagtcaTTGGAAGAGGCTGGACCTTCAGCAATTCAACAGACTTCAGTTCAATCTCCGGAACCTGTTAATAGTGAGAACCCTTCTCCAACCCAGCAGGAGGCTGCAGCTGAGCATCCACAGACCGCTGAGGAGGGTGAGTCTTCTCTAACCCAGCAGGAGGCCCCAGCTCAGACTCCAGAGCTCCCTAATGTAGTTGTAGCTCAACCTCCAGAGCATTCAAACCTGACTCAAGCCACAGTTCAACCTTTGGACCTGGGACTTACCATCACTCCAGAATCCGTGACAGAGGTTGAACTTTCTCCAACCATGCAGGAGaccccaactcagcctcctaagaaagTTGTATCCCAACTTCCAGTACATCAAGAGATAACAATTCCAACACCAGGTCAGGATGAAGCTCAGCATCCAATGTCACCCAGCGTTACAGTTCAACCTTTGGACCTGGGACTTACCATCGCTCCAGAACCCACTACGGAGGCTGAACATTCTACACCCCTGAAGAAGACTATAGCTCCTCCAAAACATCCTAAGGTGACACTTCCACATCCAGACCAGGTTCAGACTCAGTATTTACACCTGACTCAAGCCACAGTTCAACCTTTGGATCTGGGGTTTATCATCACTCCAGAATCCACAACAGAGGTTGAACTTTCTACTGTCCTGACGACTACAGCTCCTCCTCCAGAACACCCTGAGGTGACACTTCCACCTTCAGACCAGGTTCAGACTCAGGATTTACACCTGACACAAGCCACGATTCAACCTTTGGACCTAGGGCTTACCATCACTCCAGAATCCACAACAGAGGTTGAACTTTCTCCAACCATGCAGGAGaccccaactcagcctcctaagaaagTTGTACCCCAACTTCTAGTACATCAAGAGGTAACAATTCCAACACCAGGTCAGGATGAAGCTCAGCATCCAATGTCACCCAGCGTTACAGTTCAACCTTTGGACCTGGGACTTACCAGCACTCCAGAACCCACTGCGGAGGTTGAACCTTCTACAGCCCTGATGACTACAGCTCCTCCTCCAGAACACCCTGAGGTGACACTTCCACCTTCAGACAAGGGTCAGGCTCAGCATTCACACCTGATTCAAGCCACAGTTCAACCTCTGGCCCTGGAGCTTACCATAACTACAGAACCTACTACAGAGGTTAAACCATCTCCAACCACAGAGGAGACCTCAACTCAGCCTCCAGACCCGGGGCTTGCTGTAACTCCAGAGCCCATTACAGAGACTGGACATTCTACAGCCCTGGAGACGACTACAGCTTCTCATTCAGACCAGGTTCAGACTCTGCATCAAAGCCTGACTGAAGTCACAGGTCCACATACTGAACTAGAACCCACTCGGGATTCACTGGTACAGTCTGAAAGTCACGCCCAAAATAAGGCTTTAACTGCATCAGAGCAACAGAAGGCCTCCACAAGCACCAACATATGTGAGCTCTGTACCTGTGGAGATGAGACACTGTCATGTGTTAATCTCAGCCCAAAGCAGAGGCTCCGCCAAGTGCCTGTGCCAGAGCCCAACACCTACAATGGCACCTTCACCATCTT aaatttCCAAGGAAACTATATTTCTCACATTGATGGAAATGTATGGAAAGCATACAGTTGGACCGAGAAACT aattctgaatgaaaattatttgacTGAATTACATAAAGATTCATTTGAAGGCCTGCTATCCCTCCAGTATTT AGATTTATCCTGCAATAAAATACAGTCTATTGAAAGACATACATTTGAACCACTACCATTTTTGCAATATAT aaatctTGGTTGCAATTTACTCACAGAACTAAGCTTTGGAACATTTCAGGCCTGGCACGGAATGCAGTTTTTACACAAGTT AATTCTCAATCGCAATCCTCTGACAACTGTTGAAGATCCGTATCTCTTTAAATTGCCggcattaaaatattt AGACATGGGAACAACTCAAGTCCCACTTGCAACACTTAAGAACATTCTCACGATGACTGTTGAACTGGAAAAACt GATCTTACCTAGCCATATGGCCTGCTGCCTCtgccaatttaaaaatagcattgaGGTTGTCTGCAAGACAGTCAAGCTGCATTGCAACAGTGCATGTCTGACAAACACCATACATT CTGAAGAAGCATCTGTAGGGAATCCAGAAGGAGCGTTCATGAAGGTGTTACAAGCCCGGAAGAAGCACACGAGCACTGAGCTGACTATTGAGCCGGAAGCGCCCTCAGACAGCAGTGACATCAACTTGTCAGGCTTTGGGAGTGAGCAGCTAGACACCAATGACGAGAGTGAGGTTATCAGTGCACTAAGTTACATCTTGCCGTATTTCTCAGCAGGAAATCTAGATGCGGAATCAATGTTGTTACCGTTCATGAAACGGCTCTTTTCTAATGCACAAGATGGAGACAGGCCCCTgagtattttgaaaaacaatacaaagggCCCCTCTCTTCAACCTGCATCCAACAACTCAACTTACGAAAGTAAATTGAGAAAGCTGTACTTGCTGGAAAATATGTTAGAtacagaaatacaagaaaaaatcgATGAagttaaaagggaagaaaaaactgCCATGCTTATGCAGACCAGCCTTCTAGGTAACAAATTTAAAcgccaaatatttgaaaagaaattagaaactGTCCAACCACAGGAAAACAGCCTGGCAAAGATTCAAAGTGTAGGCAACAACCTGCAGAGAGTGAACAGAGTCCTCACGGGCCCAAGGAGCATCCAGAAAAGGCACTTCAAAGAGGTGGGAAAGCAGAGCACCAGGAGGGAAGAGGGTGCGCAGGCATTTGTGGAGAGCGCTGCCCAAGAAAAAAGGCTCGGGAGCCCGGTCTCAAGGGAGCTGGAACAGCCTCACACAGAGCAGGGGCGTGAGAAGTTAGCGGGAAATGCCATCTATATGAAGCCTTCATTCACCCAAGAGCGTAAGGCGGCAGTCTCCTCTGTGCTGAAACCCTTCTCCATGGGCGAGCCTTCTGCCTCCACCCCTGCAAAAGCCCTACCTGAGGTCAGAGACAGATCGAAAGACTTAACCCATGCcgttttcattttagaaaatgcaaaggCTAGAGTTAAGAATACGAAGGCTGCTAAACCAATCGTACATTCCAGAAAAAACTACCGCTTTCATAAAACTCGCTCCCGTGTGGCCCACAGCACACCCAAGGCCAAAAAGAGTCAAAAGTTGAGAAAGAAAAGTTATCTCGATAGACTGATGCTCGCAAACAGGCCGCCATTCTCTGCAGTGAACAGCCTCATAAATTCCCCTTCACAAGGGGCTTTTTTGCCTTTAGTAGACCTGAGTCCTCAGGAAAATCCTTTTCCTAAACTATTTGATACTTCAGAACGTGTTATAGAGAACACTAATGTAAAGAACACAACTGCAAGAAATGCcttcaaagaaaacatttttatggaaAACACTACTATGCCGGAAGGCACCATCTCTGAAAACACAACCTACAATCCTCCTCCTGAGGCAGATTCTGCTGGGACTGCGTTCAACTTAGGGCCAGCTGTTAAACGAACTAATCAGACACAATGGGAATACAACAACATGGGCACTGACCTGTCCCCCAAGCCCAAAAGCTTCAATTACCCGTTGCTCTCATCCCCAGGTGATCAGTTTGAAATTCAGCTAACCGAGCAGCTACGGTCCCTCATCCCCAGCGAGGATGTGAGAAGGTTTATTTCTCATGTTATCCGGACCTTAAAGATGGACTGCTCTGACACCCGTGTGCAACTGACCTGTGCCAAGCTCATCTCCAGGACAGGCCTCCTGATGAAGCTTCTCAGTGAGCAGCAGGAAGTAAAGGCGTCCAAGGCAGAATGGGATACGGAACAGTGGAAAACTGAGAACTATATTAATGAGAGCATGGAAGCCCAGAGTGAACAGAAAGAGCAGAAGTTGAGTGAG ctcatgaAAGACGTTCCAGGATATGGCTATAACAGCAAACTCATCTTGGCAATATCTGTGACTGTAATACTAACAATTTTGATCATAATTTTTTGTCTCATTGAG ATTCATTCCCACAAAAGAGCATCAGAGGAGGATAAAGAAGACTCATCACGGATTCATTCCCACACAAGGGCATCAGAGGAGGATAAAGAAGACTCATCACGGATTCATTCCCACACAAGGGCATCAGAGGAGGATAAAGAAGACTCATCAGTGTCAGGCCCCTGA